In Phyllopteryx taeniolatus isolate TA_2022b chromosome 8, UOR_Ptae_1.2, whole genome shotgun sequence, one genomic interval encodes:
- the txndc17 gene encoding thioredoxin domain-containing protein 17 isoform X1, whose translation MAQYEQVNVRGYSEFCKAVADRPGKDIFAYFCGDKDEQGKSWCPDCVRAEPILKGAMGVLPLGAVFIYCQVGERNDWRDASNEFRTTLKLTGVPTLLRYGTVRTHTGTRDKNIHCSPVLCICDVSASKAGGGGMLQRGSGEDDVHRRLRETTCAFNHTQNKSPNTIKRFFITLNQLYAQWRHGGRLVRASASQF comes from the exons ATGGCCCAGTACGAACAAGTGAACGTGCGCGGCTACAGCGAATTCTGCAAGGCTGTGGCAGACAGGCCGGGCAAGGACATTTTTGCGTACTTCTGTGGCGACAAAGATGAGCAGGGCAAGAGCTGGTGTCCAGACTGTGTCAGAG CTGAGCCAATATTAAAAGGAGCAATGGGCGTCCTCCCCCTGGGCGCTGTCTTCATCTACTGTCAAGTTGGTGAAAGGAACGA TTGGAGGGACGCAAGCAACGAGTTCAGGACAACTCTGAAGCTGACTGGTGTGCCAACCCTGCTGCGATACGGCACcgtaagaacacacacaggcacacgcgACAAGAATATACACTGTAGTCCCGTCTTGTGTATTTGTGATGTTTCAGCCTCAAAAGCTGGTGGAGGAGGAATGCTTCAAAGAGGATCTGGTGAGGATGATGTTCACAGAAGACTGAGAGAGACAACATGTGCCTTTAACCACACTCAAAATAAATCCCCAAACACAATAAAGCGCTTCTTCATTACGCTCAATCAACTATACGcccaatggcggcacggtggccgactggttagagcgtcagcctcacagttctga
- the txndc17 gene encoding thioredoxin domain-containing protein 17 isoform X2 has translation MAQYEQVNVRGYSEFCKAVADRPGKDIFAYFCGDKDEQGKSWCPDCVRAEPILKGAMGVLPLGAVFIYCQVGERNDWRDASNEFRTTLKLTGVPTLLRYGTPQKLVEEECFKEDLVRMMFTED, from the exons ATGGCCCAGTACGAACAAGTGAACGTGCGCGGCTACAGCGAATTCTGCAAGGCTGTGGCAGACAGGCCGGGCAAGGACATTTTTGCGTACTTCTGTGGCGACAAAGATGAGCAGGGCAAGAGCTGGTGTCCAGACTGTGTCAGAG CTGAGCCAATATTAAAAGGAGCAATGGGCGTCCTCCCCCTGGGCGCTGTCTTCATCTACTGTCAAGTTGGTGAAAGGAACGA TTGGAGGGACGCAAGCAACGAGTTCAGGACAACTCTGAAGCTGACTGGTGTGCCAACCCTGCTGCGATACGGCACc CCTCAAAAGCTGGTGGAGGAGGAATGCTTCAAAGAGGATCTGGTGAGGATGATGTTCACAGAAGACTGA